A window from Methanobacterium sp. encodes these proteins:
- a CDS encoding glycosyltransferase family 4 protein — MSKIKVLMISCLSLKGLYDGSIVRGVDTYEEKLKSHLLKRNDIEIHLIEIGRENKKFKKSNLFIHVIKKGRLANVLYFPVLLFKMNHKIRDINPDIIHVFSTGCIYGMLALILRKKYTSLVTAYGIIAKEAKHYRADYKGDFRKYYAHIFFTLPRKVYERYIFSKIPNVVVDSESIKELVNFWTNSKIYVVPAGVEYEKVKRIGRACDLNENPDIFFVNNLQKIKGADILIKSIPLVMDSFPDVCVYIAGIGPQENKLKTLVKELNLEKQVKFLGFISDKEKYQYYSTSKIVVIPSRWDCQPAAFFDAAALGKPVIASDMSNPGVLIDGKTGLIFKSENFEDLAVKIKILLGNEKMREDMGIKAQKNIAKYDWDEVAAHYFKIYKEIITNFNN, encoded by the coding sequence ATGAGTAAAATCAAAGTTTTAATGATATCTTGTTTATCATTAAAAGGATTATATGATGGATCTATAGTTAGAGGTGTGGATACGTATGAAGAAAAATTAAAATCACATCTTTTAAAACGCAATGATATAGAAATACATTTAATAGAAATTGGCAGGGAAAATAAAAAATTCAAAAAGAGTAATTTATTTATTCATGTAATAAAAAAAGGAAGATTAGCTAATGTTTTATATTTTCCTGTACTTTTATTTAAAATGAACCACAAAATAAGGGATATTAACCCTGATATTATACATGTTTTCTCAACAGGCTGTATTTATGGGATGCTGGCATTAATTCTCCGTAAAAAGTACACATCACTGGTTACTGCGTATGGCATTATAGCAAAAGAAGCAAAACATTATAGGGCAGACTATAAAGGAGATTTCAGAAAATATTATGCACACATATTCTTTACATTGCCTCGGAAGGTTTATGAAAGATATATTTTCTCTAAAATTCCAAATGTAGTGGTTGATTCAGAATCTATCAAAGAATTAGTTAATTTCTGGACAAATTCTAAAATATATGTTGTTCCTGCAGGTGTGGAGTATGAAAAGGTTAAAAGAATAGGTAGGGCATGTGATTTAAATGAAAATCCTGATATTTTCTTTGTAAATAACCTGCAAAAAATTAAGGGTGCAGATATTTTAATTAAGTCTATTCCGTTAGTTATGGATTCTTTTCCAGATGTTTGCGTTTATATTGCAGGTATTGGACCTCAAGAAAATAAATTAAAAACTTTAGTTAAAGAACTAAATTTAGAGAAACAGGTAAAATTTTTAGGATTTATTTCTGATAAAGAAAAATATCAGTATTATAGTACGAGTAAAATTGTTGTTATTCCTTCAAGATGGGATTGTCAGCCAGCAGCATTTTTTGACGCAGCAGCTTTAGGTAAACCAGTAATAGCATCAGATATGTCTAATCCCGGGGTTTTAATCGATGGAAAAACAGGTTTGATATTTAAATCTGAAAATTTTGAGGATTTAGCAGTTAAAATAAAAATTTTATTGGGAAATGAAAAAATGAGAGAAGATATGGGAATAAAAGCTCAAAAAAATATTGCCAAATATGATTGGGATGAAGTTGCTGCTCACTATTTTAAGATTTATAAAGAAATAATAACGAATTTTAACAATTAA